The following are encoded together in the Xanthomonas vesicatoria ATCC 35937 genome:
- the rsmH gene encoding 16S rRNA (cytosine(1402)-N(4))-methyltransferase RsmH: MRGEAQPGHPVSQPPAAHVPVLYTQVLDGLQVTEGGAYLDGTFGRGGHARGVLQHLGPGGRLLVMDKDPEAIAVAEQTFGGDARVSIHRGSFAGLGQVVAAATVDGILLDLGVSSPQLDVAGRGFSFGKDGPLDMRMDPDAGQSAAEWLAQAADRDIADVLWTYGEERQSRRIARAIVARRAEQPLLRTAQLADLIASVMPRGDSKTHPATRSFQAIRIYINRELDDLQAGLDAALDALKPGGRLAVISFHSLEDRIVKQFMARYAKAPPSNRRLPEAQPFVPTLQLISGAIKADDAELNINPRARSAVLRVAEKLGMGNGESGMGKGNSAAAPRFPIPDSRFPASPNGDAA; the protein is encoded by the coding sequence ATGCGCGGTGAAGCGCAGCCCGGTCACCCGGTGTCGCAGCCGCCGGCGGCCCATGTGCCGGTGCTGTACACGCAGGTTCTGGATGGCCTGCAGGTGACCGAAGGCGGAGCTTATCTCGATGGCACGTTCGGGCGTGGCGGACACGCACGCGGCGTGCTGCAACACCTTGGCCCGGGAGGTCGACTGCTGGTGATGGACAAGGACCCCGAGGCGATCGCAGTGGCCGAACAAACGTTCGGTGGCGATGCGCGCGTGTCCATCCATCGCGGCAGTTTCGCCGGGCTTGGCCAGGTAGTCGCTGCGGCGACCGTCGACGGCATCCTGCTGGATCTGGGCGTGTCTTCGCCGCAGCTGGACGTGGCCGGGCGTGGCTTCAGTTTCGGCAAGGACGGCCCGCTGGACATGCGCATGGACCCGGACGCCGGCCAGAGCGCGGCCGAGTGGCTGGCGCAGGCGGCCGACCGCGACATCGCCGACGTGCTGTGGACCTACGGCGAAGAACGCCAGAGTCGCCGCATCGCGCGCGCCATCGTGGCGCGCCGCGCCGAACAGCCGCTGCTGCGCACCGCGCAACTGGCCGACCTGATTGCGTCGGTGATGCCGCGCGGCGACAGCAAGACGCATCCGGCCACGCGCAGCTTTCAGGCGATCCGTATCTACATCAACCGCGAATTGGACGATCTGCAAGCCGGGTTGGATGCCGCCCTGGACGCGCTCAAGCCGGGCGGCCGCCTGGCGGTGATCAGCTTCCACTCGCTGGAAGACCGCATCGTCAAGCAATTCATGGCCCGCTACGCCAAGGCCCCGCCGAGCAACCGCCGCCTGCCCGAAGCGCAGCCGTTCGTTCCCACGTTGCAGCTGATCAGCGGCGCGATCAAGGCAGACGACGCCGAGTTGAACATCAACCCCCGCGCCCGCAGCGCGGTGTTGCGGGTGGCTGAGAAGCTGGGAATGGGGAATGGGGAATCGGGAATGGGCAAAGGCAATAGCGCTGCTGCTCCCCGATTCCCGATTCCCGATTCCCGATTCCCGGCGTCTCCGAACGGAGACGCTGCATGA
- the ftsW gene encoding putative lipid II flippase FtsW has translation MNDMSRQATRLDAIGGRYDPWLLGAAATLASLGVVMVASSSIELSDNPFYYLTRHLLFLGIGVGLAFWAMRTELKTIEQYNQVLLLACFGLLMVVFVPGLGSSVNGAKRWINLGVSKFQTVEAVKVLYIVWLSSYLVRFRDEVNATWPAMLKPLGVAIALVGLLLMQPDFGSSTLLLAITAGMLVLGGVNLPRMSMPIVFGLPVFAFIAILEPYRLRRITSFLDPWADQLGSGYQLSNALMAVGRGQWTGVGLGASVQKLNYLPEAHTDFIFSVIAEELGFVGVCGVISLYALLVGRAFWLGMRCVEMKRHFSGYIAFGIGLWISLQSFVSVGVNLGILPTKGLTLPLISSGGSSVLMTCVAMGLLLRVSYEMDRAERLRSKLSPQGASSEPAEQVVDPVPPASTAGRKPQRETAVAPASVAAASTAAPSVAPASAILRGTSRMQPRVEPTFGRIA, from the coding sequence ATGAACGACATGTCCCGCCAGGCCACGCGACTGGACGCCATCGGCGGCCGTTACGACCCGTGGCTGCTCGGCGCGGCGGCCACCCTCGCCTCGTTGGGCGTGGTGATGGTGGCTTCCAGCTCGATCGAGCTGTCCGACAATCCGTTTTACTACCTGACCCGTCACCTTCTGTTTCTGGGCATTGGCGTGGGCCTGGCGTTTTGGGCCATGCGTACCGAACTCAAGACCATCGAGCAGTACAACCAGGTGTTGCTGCTGGCCTGCTTCGGTCTGTTGATGGTGGTGTTCGTGCCCGGCCTGGGCAGCAGCGTCAACGGCGCCAAGCGCTGGATCAACCTGGGCGTATCCAAGTTCCAGACCGTCGAAGCGGTCAAGGTGCTCTACATCGTGTGGCTATCCAGCTACCTGGTGCGGTTCCGCGACGAGGTCAACGCGACCTGGCCGGCGATGCTCAAGCCGCTGGGCGTGGCGATCGCACTGGTGGGCCTGCTGCTGATGCAGCCAGACTTCGGCTCCTCCACGCTGCTGCTGGCGATCACGGCCGGCATGCTGGTGCTGGGCGGGGTGAACCTGCCGCGCATGTCGATGCCGATCGTGTTCGGCCTGCCGGTATTCGCCTTCATTGCGATCCTGGAACCTTACCGCCTGCGCCGCATCACCTCGTTCCTGGATCCGTGGGCGGATCAGCTAGGGTCGGGCTATCAATTGTCGAATGCCTTGATGGCGGTTGGCCGTGGGCAATGGACCGGGGTGGGCTTGGGCGCCTCGGTGCAGAAGCTCAATTATCTGCCCGAAGCGCATACCGACTTCATCTTCTCGGTGATTGCCGAAGAGTTGGGCTTTGTCGGCGTGTGCGGCGTGATCTCGCTGTATGCGCTACTTGTCGGTCGCGCGTTCTGGCTGGGCATGCGCTGCGTGGAAATGAAGCGCCATTTTTCCGGCTATATCGCGTTCGGCATTGGTCTGTGGATCAGCCTGCAGAGCTTCGTCTCGGTGGGCGTGAACCTGGGTATCCTGCCGACCAAGGGCTTGACCCTGCCCCTGATTTCGTCCGGCGGTTCGTCGGTGCTGATGACCTGCGTGGCGATGGGTCTGCTGCTGCGCGTGTCGTATGAAATGGATCGCGCCGAGCGCCTGCGCAGCAAGTTGTCGCCGCAGGGCGCGTCCTCCGAGCCGGCTGAGCAGGTGGTCGACCCGGTGCCGCCTGCGTCTACAGCGGGACGCAAGCCGCAGCGCGAGACCGCTGTAGCACCGGCATCGGTGGCAGCGGCGTCGACTGCAGCACCCTCGGTGGCGCCGGCATCGGCCATCCTGCGCGGCACCAGCCGGATGCAGCCGCGTGTGGAACCGACCTTCGGGAGGATTGCATGA
- the mraY gene encoding phospho-N-acetylmuramoyl-pentapeptide-transferase, producing MLLELARWLQQLESLFGLFNYLTFRGILAALTSLFLSLWMGPAVIRKLAQFKGGQPIRQDGPQTHFSKAGTPTMGGSLILLTVTLSVLLWGDLRNRYVWLVLAVMLCFGAIGWYDDWIKIVRRDPNGLKSRWKYLLQSIFGLAAGLFLYYTADVPAAITFYIPMFKSIALPLAGVSFVVIAYFWIVGFSNAVNLTDGLDGLAIMPTVLVACALGVFAYASGNVVFAEYLKIPLIPGAGELIIICSAIAGAGLGFLWFNTYPAMVFMGDIGALSLGAVLGTIAVIVRQEMVLVIMGGVFVIETLSVMIQVASFKLTGKRVFRMAPIHHHFELKGWPEPRVIVRFWIISVVLVLIGLATLKVR from the coding sequence ATGCTGCTTGAGTTGGCCCGCTGGCTGCAGCAACTGGAGAGCCTGTTCGGGCTGTTCAACTATCTGACCTTCCGCGGCATTCTGGCAGCGCTGACGTCGTTGTTTCTATCGTTGTGGATGGGCCCTGCGGTAATTCGCAAGCTGGCCCAGTTCAAGGGCGGCCAGCCAATCCGTCAGGACGGCCCGCAGACGCATTTCTCGAAGGCCGGCACGCCAACCATGGGTGGCTCGCTGATCCTGCTCACCGTCACTTTGTCGGTGTTGCTATGGGGCGATTTGCGCAACCGCTATGTGTGGCTGGTGCTGGCAGTGATGCTCTGCTTCGGTGCGATCGGCTGGTACGACGACTGGATCAAGATCGTGCGTCGCGATCCCAACGGCCTGAAGTCGCGCTGGAAGTATCTGCTGCAGTCGATCTTCGGTCTGGCCGCCGGCCTGTTCCTGTACTACACCGCCGACGTACCGGCGGCAATCACGTTCTACATTCCGATGTTCAAATCGATCGCGCTGCCGTTGGCCGGCGTGAGCTTCGTGGTGATCGCCTATTTCTGGATCGTCGGCTTCTCCAACGCGGTCAACCTCACCGACGGTCTGGATGGTCTGGCCATCATGCCCACCGTGCTGGTGGCCTGCGCCCTGGGCGTGTTCGCCTATGCCTCGGGCAACGTGGTGTTTGCCGAATACCTGAAGATTCCGCTGATTCCTGGCGCTGGTGAATTGATCATCATCTGCTCGGCAATCGCCGGTGCAGGCTTGGGCTTTCTGTGGTTCAACACCTATCCGGCCATGGTGTTCATGGGCGACATCGGCGCGCTGTCGCTGGGCGCGGTGCTCGGTACCATCGCGGTGATCGTGCGCCAGGAAATGGTGCTGGTGATCATGGGCGGCGTGTTCGTGATCGAAACGCTGTCGGTGATGATCCAGGTGGCCAGCTTCAAGCTCACCGGCAAGCGTGTGTTCCGCATGGCGCCCATCCACCACCACTTCGAACTCAAGGGTTGGCCGGAGCCGCGCGTGATCGTGCGCTTCTGGATCATTTCGGTGGTGCTGGTGCTGATCGGCCTTGCCACGTTGAAGGTGCGCTGA
- the mraZ gene encoding division/cell wall cluster transcriptional repressor MraZ: MHSVFQGETAITVDDKGRVAVPTAYRDLVTRVSGNRLVLTYNPFEAGCLWLYAEKEWERVRDDVMSKPNTQRVVRTLQQKLVGSSAVLELDANGRLSIPASHRNAVGIEKKAVLLGMGDKFELWSEQAHRALIQQTLSDGDLGDELLDLRL; the protein is encoded by the coding sequence TTGCATTCGGTGTTTCAGGGCGAGACTGCCATCACGGTGGACGACAAGGGGCGCGTGGCGGTACCCACCGCATATCGCGACCTGGTCACGCGCGTGAGCGGCAATCGCCTGGTTCTCACCTACAACCCGTTTGAGGCCGGTTGCCTGTGGCTGTACGCGGAGAAGGAGTGGGAGCGGGTGCGCGACGATGTGATGTCCAAGCCCAACACCCAGCGCGTGGTCCGCACGCTGCAACAGAAGCTGGTGGGTTCATCCGCCGTGCTGGAGCTGGACGCCAATGGCCGTCTGAGCATTCCGGCCAGCCACCGCAATGCGGTCGGCATCGAAAAAAAGGCCGTGCTGCTGGGCATGGGCGACAAGTTCGAACTCTGGAGCGAGCAGGCACATCGCGCACTGATCCAGCAGACATTGTCTGACGGGGATCTGGGCGATGAATTGCTCGATCTCAGGTTGTGA
- a CDS encoding UDP-N-acetylmuramoyl-tripeptide--D-alanyl-D-alanine ligase produces the protein MKLTPLSLIAHWAGGELHGDDAMIDAVGNDTRALSNGSLYVALRGERVDGHDFAADALAQGASGLLVERLLPTLGVPQVVVQNTELALARIAAGMQRDRATRVIALTGSNGKTSVKALLLAILTEAGRVDGTTVYATPGNRNNEIGLPLAVIAAPDDADVAIYEMGAGKPGDIAYLTDIARPQVALVNNIAPAHLERLGSLLGVAQTKGAIYAALPSDGVAVINADDAFGAWFEQQLHAQPVPGRRVLRYGLQASADIRARQLRLQADGAQFTLVTPQGEAQVTLPLPGRHNVLNALAATGLALGAGIALPIIAAGLAQARPVAGRQIAHRLPGGAVLVDDSYNANPGSLDAAIDALAAAPGDGWLVLGDMRELGAEGAALHAAAGRRARAAKLQRLYALGELSAAAAQAFGEGGRVFATHAALATALQADLAQVAGSQTQTQESSLMHEHTGAAAQAATAHLPPTLLVKGSRGSAMDRIVTALLAPVEGASHAA, from the coding sequence ATGAAGCTCACCCCGTTGTCGTTGATCGCGCATTGGGCCGGCGGCGAGCTGCACGGCGACGATGCCATGATCGATGCGGTCGGCAACGATACGCGCGCGCTGTCCAACGGCAGCCTGTATGTGGCGCTGCGCGGCGAGCGTGTCGATGGGCACGACTTCGCTGCCGATGCACTCGCGCAGGGCGCCAGCGGTTTGCTGGTGGAGCGCCTGTTGCCGACGCTGGGCGTACCGCAGGTGGTGGTGCAGAACACCGAACTGGCACTGGCACGCATTGCGGCCGGCATGCAGCGCGATCGCGCCACCCGCGTGATCGCGTTGACCGGTTCCAACGGCAAGACCAGCGTCAAGGCGCTGCTGCTGGCGATCCTGACCGAAGCAGGGCGTGTCGACGGCACCACCGTCTATGCCACGCCGGGCAACCGCAATAACGAAATTGGCTTGCCGCTGGCAGTGATCGCCGCGCCGGACGATGCAGATGTTGCCATCTACGAAATGGGTGCCGGCAAGCCGGGCGATATCGCCTACCTCACCGACATCGCGCGGCCGCAGGTTGCGCTGGTCAACAACATCGCGCCGGCGCATCTGGAGCGCCTGGGCAGCCTGCTCGGCGTCGCACAGACCAAAGGCGCGATCTACGCCGCGCTGCCGTCCGATGGCGTGGCGGTGATCAATGCCGACGATGCCTTCGGCGCCTGGTTCGAGCAGCAGCTGCATGCGCAGCCGGTGCCGGGCCGTCGGGTGTTGCGCTATGGCCTGCAGGCCAGCGCCGACATCCGCGCACGTCAGCTGCGACTGCAGGCCGATGGCGCGCAGTTCACGCTGGTGACGCCGCAGGGCGAGGCACAGGTTACGTTGCCATTGCCGGGTCGCCACAACGTGCTCAACGCATTGGCGGCGACCGGCCTGGCGCTGGGCGCCGGGATCGCGCTGCCGATCATCGCCGCTGGTCTGGCGCAGGCGCGCCCGGTGGCTGGCCGGCAGATCGCCCATCGGTTGCCCGGTGGCGCGGTGCTGGTCGACGACAGTTACAACGCCAACCCCGGGTCGCTGGATGCGGCCATCGATGCACTGGCCGCCGCGCCCGGCGATGGCTGGCTGGTGCTGGGCGACATGCGCGAACTCGGTGCGGAAGGCGCGGCACTGCATGCCGCGGCCGGGCGTCGCGCACGCGCCGCAAAATTGCAACGTCTGTACGCATTGGGCGAGCTCAGTGCCGCGGCTGCGCAGGCGTTTGGCGAGGGCGGCCGCGTGTTTGCCACCCATGCCGCCTTGGCGACGGCATTGCAGGCGGATCTGGCGCAGGTCGCCGGTTCGCAGACTCAAACGCAGGAATCTTCTTTGATGCACGAACACACCGGAGCGGCTGCGCAGGCTGCCACCGCGCACCTCCCGCCCACGCTGCTGGTCAAAGGCTCCCGCGGTAGCGCCATGGACCGCATCGTCACCGCGTTGCTGGCACCGGTGGAGGGCGCATCCCATGCTGCTTGA
- a CDS encoding peptidoglycan D,D-transpeptidase FtsI family protein, producing MKTGRNRARSNFNLRGRLTLVGIALGLCSVTLIGRAAFVQLVNRDFYQRQGEARYLRELPIATSRGMITDRNGEPLAVSTPVESIWVNPQELLRNPDRIAELAKALGQPLDELNARLAQKAGKEFMYLQRRINPDKAHAIVALKIPGVFSQREFRRFYPQGEAMAHVLGFTNIDDRGQEGLELAFDEWLRGKPGSKKVVRDARGAIVESVDLVRPAQPGKDLTLSIDRRIQFLAYKELRNALVENNAAGGSMVVMDVATGEVLAMVNLPTYNPNSVTGINPSARRNRAVTDLVEPGSTMKPLTVATALTAGVVTKDTIIDTNPGYMSVGRFTIRDVPRNNGVLNVTGVITRSSNIGAAKIAAKVPDQTFYQSIRNFGYGSAPHSGFPGESSGVVLQPARWSGPSKTTMSYGYGLSVTPLQIAQAYATLGNGGKLTPPTFVRGQHNETRQVITPEVAREVIDMMETVVTQGGAKGAAILGYHVAGKTGTARKNGANGYERGHYNALFAGLVPATRPRFATVIVINDPQGKVYYGGLVSAPVFHKVMEGALRLMDVPPDDIQSWLAAQAAGKTGQPIVKPQPADLDPALVPDPVDEVSAGIPTAIAPPPAPAQPAPLQESRQ from the coding sequence ATGAAGACCGGCCGCAATCGCGCCCGTAGCAACTTCAACCTGCGCGGCCGCCTGACGTTGGTCGGCATCGCGCTGGGCCTGTGCTCGGTGACGTTGATCGGCCGCGCGGCGTTCGTGCAGCTGGTCAACCGCGATTTCTACCAGCGCCAGGGCGAAGCCCGTTACTTGCGCGAACTGCCGATTGCCACCTCGCGCGGCATGATCACCGACCGTAACGGCGAGCCGTTGGCGGTGTCCACGCCGGTGGAATCGATCTGGGTCAACCCGCAGGAACTGTTGCGCAATCCCGACCGCATCGCCGAGTTGGCCAAGGCGCTCGGCCAGCCGCTGGACGAGTTGAACGCCAGGCTGGCGCAGAAGGCCGGCAAGGAATTCATGTACCTGCAGCGCCGGATCAACCCGGACAAGGCGCATGCGATTGTGGCGTTGAAGATTCCGGGCGTGTTCTCGCAGCGCGAGTTCCGCCGCTTCTATCCACAGGGCGAAGCAATGGCCCACGTGTTGGGCTTTACCAACATCGACGACCGCGGCCAGGAAGGGCTGGAGCTGGCGTTCGACGAATGGTTGCGTGGCAAGCCCGGCTCCAAGAAGGTGGTGCGCGATGCGCGCGGCGCCATCGTGGAGAGCGTGGACCTGGTGCGTCCGGCGCAGCCGGGCAAGGACCTGACGCTGAGCATCGACCGTCGCATCCAGTTCTTGGCCTATAAGGAACTGCGCAACGCGCTGGTCGAAAACAATGCGGCCGGCGGGTCGATGGTGGTGATGGACGTGGCCACCGGCGAAGTGCTGGCGATGGTCAACCTGCCCACTTACAACCCCAACTCGGTCACCGGCATCAACCCGTCGGCGCGACGCAACCGCGCGGTCACCGATCTGGTGGAGCCGGGTTCGACGATGAAGCCGCTGACCGTGGCCACCGCGCTGACCGCCGGCGTGGTGACCAAGGACACCATCATCGATACCAACCCCGGCTATATGTCGGTGGGGCGCTTCACCATCCGCGATGTGCCGCGCAACAACGGCGTGCTCAACGTCACCGGCGTGATCACCCGCAGCTCCAACATCGGTGCGGCCAAGATCGCGGCCAAGGTGCCGGACCAGACCTTCTACCAGTCGATCCGCAACTTCGGTTACGGCAGTGCGCCGCATAGCGGGTTCCCGGGCGAGTCGTCAGGCGTGGTGCTGCAGCCAGCGCGCTGGAGCGGCCCGTCCAAGACCACGATGTCCTACGGTTACGGCCTGTCGGTCACGCCGCTGCAAATTGCGCAGGCGTACGCCACGCTGGGCAACGGCGGCAAGCTGACGCCGCCGACCTTCGTGCGTGGTCAGCACAACGAGACCCGTCAGGTGATCACCCCCGAGGTGGCGCGTGAAGTCATCGACATGATGGAGACCGTGGTCACCCAGGGCGGCGCCAAGGGCGCGGCGATCCTGGGCTATCACGTGGCCGGCAAGACCGGCACCGCCCGCAAGAACGGCGCCAACGGCTACGAGCGTGGGCATTACAACGCGCTGTTCGCCGGCCTGGTGCCGGCCACCCGTCCGCGCTTTGCCACCGTCATCGTCATCAACGATCCGCAGGGCAAGGTGTATTACGGCGGCCTGGTGTCAGCACCGGTGTTCCACAAGGTGATGGAAGGCGCGCTGCGGTTGATGGACGTGCCGCCGGACGACATCCAGTCGTGGCTGGCCGCACAGGCCGCCGGCAAGACCGGGCAACCGATCGTCAAGCCGCAACCGGCCGATCTGGATCCGGCGCTGGTGCCGGACCCGGTGGACGAAGTGTCGGCCGGCATCCCGACCGCCATCGCACCGCCGCCAGCGCCTGCGCAGCCTGCGCCGCTGCAGGAGAGCCGCCAGTGA
- a CDS encoding UDP-N-acetylmuramoyl-L-alanyl-D-glutamate--2,6-diaminopimelate ligase, whose translation MPLSQLLPDLTLARDVQVSGLVMDSRAVRPGDAFVAIAGFGAHGLGFVEQARANGAVAVLFEPPAPAELPVPADAIAVPGLRARLGSMADQFHGHPSRALRMVGVTGTNGKTSTVQLLAQALTLLGTSTGTLGTLGVGLYGAAVPTGFTTPLVLSTHALLAQLRDEGAQAAAMEVSSHALDQGRVDAVHFDVAVFTNLTRDHLDYHGDMAQYGAAKAKLFTRAGLQAAVVNLDDAFGRTLFASLDPALRAIGVSSRGQGGATVRADALQLDHNGISFALRIDSTVHAVHSPLLGRFNVDNLLAVAGALHALDHAPAQIAQVLGQLQPIHGRMNRLGGAHGAPLVVVDYAHTPDALEQALASLRSHAQDRLICVFGCGGERDTGKRPQMAAIAELNADVAIVTDDNPRGEDGDVIVADIVRGFARPDAAIVQRDRAAAIHQAIAMASASDIVLIAGKGHEPYQEVAGVRHAFDDAAVAAQALLPRTLLGVRA comes from the coding sequence ATGCCGCTGTCGCAGCTATTGCCGGACCTGACGCTTGCGCGCGATGTGCAGGTGTCCGGCCTGGTGATGGATAGCCGTGCGGTGCGTCCGGGCGATGCGTTCGTGGCGATCGCCGGCTTCGGCGCGCATGGGCTGGGCTTTGTCGAACAGGCGCGTGCGAATGGCGCAGTGGCAGTGTTGTTCGAACCACCGGCGCCGGCCGAGCTGCCGGTACCGGCCGATGCGATCGCGGTGCCCGGCCTGCGTGCGCGACTCGGCAGCATGGCCGACCAGTTCCACGGTCACCCGTCGCGCGCGCTGCGCATGGTTGGCGTCACCGGGACCAACGGCAAGACCTCCACCGTGCAATTGCTGGCGCAGGCGCTGACCTTGCTCGGTACATCGACCGGTACGCTGGGCACGTTGGGCGTGGGCCTGTACGGCGCGGCCGTGCCGACCGGCTTCACCACACCGCTGGTGCTGTCCACGCATGCCTTGCTGGCGCAACTGCGCGATGAAGGCGCGCAGGCCGCGGCGATGGAAGTCAGCTCGCACGCGCTCGATCAGGGCCGCGTGGATGCCGTGCATTTCGACGTAGCGGTGTTCACCAATCTCACCCGCGATCATCTCGATTATCACGGCGATATGGCGCAGTACGGCGCCGCCAAAGCCAAGCTGTTCACGCGCGCTGGGTTGCAGGCGGCGGTGGTAAATCTGGACGACGCATTCGGCCGCACGCTGTTCGCGTCGCTCGATCCTGCGCTGCGTGCGATCGGTGTGAGTTCGCGCGGGCAGGGCGGCGCCACGGTGCGCGCCGACGCGCTGCAGCTGGATCACAACGGCATCAGCTTCGCGCTGCGGATCGATAGCACCGTCCACGCGGTACATTCGCCACTGCTGGGCCGCTTCAACGTCGACAACCTGCTGGCGGTCGCCGGTGCCCTGCACGCGCTGGACCATGCGCCGGCGCAGATCGCCCAGGTGCTGGGCCAGCTGCAGCCCATCCACGGCCGCATGAATCGTCTCGGCGGCGCGCATGGCGCACCGCTGGTCGTGGTCGACTACGCACACACGCCCGACGCGCTGGAGCAGGCACTGGCCAGCCTCCGCTCGCATGCGCAGGACCGGCTGATCTGCGTGTTCGGCTGTGGCGGGGAACGCGACACCGGCAAGCGCCCGCAGATGGCCGCCATTGCCGAACTCAACGCCGATGTGGCGATCGTCACCGACGACAACCCGCGCGGCGAAGATGGCGATGTCATCGTTGCCGATATCGTGCGCGGCTTTGCGCGCCCGGATGCGGCCATCGTGCAGCGCGATCGTGCTGCCGCCATCCATCAGGCCATCGCTATGGCCAGCGCATCGGACATCGTGCTGATCGCCGGCAAGGGCCACGAGCCCTACCAGGAAGTGGCTGGCGTGCGGCATGCCTTCGACGACGCGGCGGTAGCGGCGCAGGCGCTGCTGCCGCGTACCCTGCTGGGGGTGCGCGCATGA
- the murG gene encoding undecaprenyldiphospho-muramoylpentapeptide beta-N-acetylglucosaminyltransferase — protein sequence MSVYANPSQKPAQPSAGIQPVMILAGGTGGHIFPGLAVAKVLRARGVPVTWLGADGAMETRLVPQHDIQIDTLAISGLRGKGVIKLLGAPVRVMRAVRAAGFVLRKRQPRAVVSFGGFAAGPGGLAARLLGVPLLVHEQNRAPGMTNKVLSRFARRVLTGFPGSFAGEEAVGNPVRADIAALPAPATRLVGRGGPVRVLVLGGSQGARVLNQAVPAALAALGHPDVDVRHQCGEKLRAEAEASYAQAGVNASVEPFIADMAAAYAWADLVVCRAGASTLAELCAAGVGSVLVPFAAAVDDHQTRNAEYLVGADAAVLLKQDDTLAVRLQQVLQTLLADPARRLSMAQAARTLAKPDAAERIADIILQEAGSGESGMGNRQSSEHLQEPISMHVNKRTDQASVAAGAPLHTIPDSRFPIYASAGGAQ from the coding sequence ATGAGCGTCTATGCGAATCCCTCGCAAAAGCCCGCACAACCATCTGCCGGGATTCAGCCGGTGATGATTTTGGCTGGCGGTACCGGTGGGCATATTTTCCCGGGTCTGGCCGTGGCCAAGGTACTGCGCGCGCGCGGCGTGCCGGTGACATGGCTAGGCGCCGACGGTGCGATGGAAACGCGGCTGGTGCCGCAGCACGACATCCAGATCGACACGCTGGCCATCAGTGGCCTGCGCGGAAAGGGCGTGATCAAGTTGCTTGGTGCACCGGTGCGAGTGATGCGCGCCGTGCGCGCGGCCGGCTTTGTATTGCGCAAGCGACAGCCGCGTGCGGTGGTCAGCTTCGGCGGTTTTGCAGCTGGCCCCGGTGGCCTGGCCGCACGCCTGCTTGGCGTGCCCTTGCTGGTGCACGAACAAAATCGCGCGCCCGGCATGACCAACAAGGTGCTGTCGCGTTTTGCGCGCCGCGTGCTGACCGGTTTTCCGGGCAGCTTCGCTGGCGAAGAAGCAGTGGGTAACCCGGTGCGTGCGGACATCGCAGCGCTTCCCGCGCCGGCCACGCGCCTGGTCGGGCGTGGTGGCCCGGTGCGCGTGTTGGTGCTTGGCGGCAGCCAGGGCGCGCGCGTCTTGAACCAGGCCGTCCCCGCGGCACTGGCGGCGCTCGGGCATCCGGATGTCGACGTACGCCATCAGTGCGGCGAAAAACTGCGCGCCGAAGCCGAGGCTTCTTATGCGCAGGCCGGCGTCAACGCCAGCGTCGAACCGTTTATCGCCGACATGGCCGCCGCCTACGCCTGGGCAGACCTGGTGGTGTGCCGCGCCGGCGCCTCCACGCTGGCAGAGCTGTGCGCCGCCGGTGTCGGCAGCGTACTGGTGCCCTTTGCCGCCGCCGTGGACGACCATCAGACCCGCAATGCCGAATACCTGGTCGGCGCCGATGCCGCCGTGCTGCTCAAGCAGGACGACACATTGGCCGTGCGCCTGCAGCAGGTCTTGCAGACGTTGCTCGCCGACCCCGCACGTCGCCTGTCGATGGCCCAAGCCGCCCGCACCCTGGCCAAGCCGGATGCCGCGGAGCGTATCGCCGACATCATTCTTCAAGAAGCCGGGAGTGGTGAATCGGGAATGGGGAATCGGCAGAGCTCAGAACACTTGCAGGAACCTATTTCGATGCACGTAAACAAGCGCACCGACCAAGCATCCGTTGCCGCTGGCGCTCCGCTCCACACGATTCCCGATTCCCGATTCCCGATTTACGCCTCCGCAGGAGGTGCTCAATGA
- the ftsL gene encoding cell division protein FtsL: protein MSRLLLIVLLACSIASAIGVVYMRHMHRKLFVQLSKLEHTRDELNIEFGRLQLEQATWAESNRVDQVARARIGMKFPETNDIVVVRP from the coding sequence ATGAGCCGCCTGCTGCTCATCGTGCTGCTGGCCTGCAGCATCGCCTCGGCGATCGGTGTCGTGTACATGCGCCACATGCATCGCAAGTTGTTCGTGCAGTTGTCCAAGCTCGAACACACCCGTGACGAGTTGAACATCGAATTCGGCCGGCTGCAGCTGGAGCAGGCCACCTGGGCGGAAAGTAACCGTGTCGATCAGGTCGCGCGTGCGCGCATCGGGATGAAGTTCCCGGAAACCAACGACATCGTGGTGGTGCGCCCATGA